The Candidatus Cloacimonadota bacterium genome includes the window GTGCTGCGGATCGTACCTCGTGCCTCTGGCCCGTTCTCGTAACCTCGTGCCTCTGGCACGTGGATAAAGTTATCCCTATTCAGCTCATTCTCTTGATGCTCCCAGAATCAACTTCATGAAAATTCACCAATCTCCCCGTTTGATTAGGCAAAGCTGGTTGAAGCTTGATTAGTTCTGGGCATTCATCTCTACGCATCGATGTTATTGAGCGAGTTGTCTCTCTCAAGGAGCAAAGAATTCCAATATAGATACTTATAATCCTGCCACTTTTCAACAATTCCCGCTTTAACAGGATTGTTTAGGATGTAATTCAGGACATTCCAATAATGATCTTCATCACGAATGATGCTGTCATAAAAGTTTTTGGCCCACACCGAGCCGGATTCTCTCCTAAGTTCATTTATCTTCTTTGCTGTAAAGGTTTTAAGCCCTCTTACTATATCCTGAAGCCTGGGGATAATGCCTTCAGAATTTGATATTGGCTGTATGAGGGCATGAATGTGGTTTGACATAATGCAATATGCATGTAAACGGTATTTCTTATCGTTGTAGAAATGCAGAGCGTCTTTGATGATGTACGCAATTTCTGAATCCGTCAGTTTGAATTCAGGGTGATTGTACTTTGCGAGTTCTGTGTCAAAAAGCTGATACTGCTGTTCATGGAGGAATCTTTTATCATCATCCAGTGCATGTGTTTTGTGCCATATATTGCTTTGTTCTTGAAGTAAATCCAGCAGTGCTTGAGGAATTGTCAGGTTTTGACGCCATGTAACGGATATTATGGAATTCTCTTCTTGCTTGTGAGGTAGAAAGCGTTTGTAATTTACGATTGGTTTCATTACTAAACCTTTACAATGATGGTTGTGCTTGCTATAGATTAAAATATACTGATGGTAGATTCAATGTTCAAGCATGTAGCGGGCTGTAGTATAGCTCTGTGATCACCCAGTTTTTCACGTGCCAGAGGCACGAGGTTACAAGAACGGGCCGGAGGCACGAGGTACAACAACTAGGTGCTTGCAACCACTATTTTGAGTGATAATCAAGTGTTGGATACGGCTTCGCCGCGTCACTTATGCAGTGAGAAGAGATTAGTCGCAATCCAATCGGGATTGGCCTTGATGTCAATGATTTTCAGACAAGTCCTTGAAAGAAATTTGGAGATTGCACATTGACACCTCAGGAGAGCTGCAATAACGAGAACGTGCCAGAGGTACGAGATACAACCGCAGCACTGCTGCACCGCTGAACTAATTAACTAAGAACAAAGAACGAACAAGCCCTCAAACGCCAAACGAAGTGGAACATTCAACAAACTCCTTGACTTTCAACATAGCTTTATTTGAGTGGCATAAACTGAATTGGTGGAAAGACACAGCATGATATCTATCTTCATAGACCATAAATTAGAACGATTTACACGTGAGATACGCTTTAGCTTCGATTTCATCTTCCAGGTATTGGGTTTTGCCCATCGTTATGTGACGGATCCTGAAGATCTAAAGCCTCAGGACATTGTGATACTCTACAGTCTCAGTGAACCGGATGAAGAGCAGATAAAGGCCTTGGCGCGTCATTACATTACCATCTATATAGCATGTGATACAAAGCTTTACGAGCCAAGCGGATTGAATCCGGAAGCTTTACGGAGGTACATGAAGGAGAAAAAGCTGCTGTATCCCACTCAGATCATCTGCAGTCGCGGTTTCAACCATGTTGCCGAGAATTACATTGATAAGGAGTTCAGCGGCGGCAAGATCAATTTTGACCTGGTTGGTAATGTGTTTTACCACATCTCCAGCAGGGAGCGGACTTACTACTCCAAGGCCGAGGGAGCGGAGCGCTTTGAAGAGGAAGGCAGCGCTTTTTACACACATCGAAACACTCCCACCGTGGATAGTCTGTTGTGGCTTCTGGAATCAATGATCAAAGAGCACGCGATACATAAAAAGCAGGCTCTGGCACAGAAGTGCCTGTGGCCGGAAGCGCAGACGTCGGCGGTGCTGCTTTCTCATAGCGTGGACGATCTGCAAAAGTGGAATTTACCCTCATTGATCCTCTCTATTGCGGATGATTTTAGCATGCTTATTACCTTAAAATTTCGGCAGCTCTTTCATGCGCTCTGGGGAAAGCTTCAATATCTCTTTACAAACTACGAACTGTATTGGAATTTCGACGAGTTTCAGGATCTGGAGCGTGAAAACGACTGTCACTCCACCTTCTTTTTGGGTACGGACAAGTGTGAAGACCTGGATTATGGTTTGGAGGATCCCGACCTGCAGGAAGAGATTCAGAAGATCATGGGCAGAGGCAACGACATCGGCTTGCTCTTGGCCAATGACAAGCTCAATCGCGACGACATGATGAGCCGGAAGCAGGTGATGTTGCATCAATTGGCGAAGGATCAGATCGGCATCAGGCAATTGGCGTACACGCAAAACAACGAACTCCGCACTTTGCACGACAAGATCAATCCGCTGTTCAGCCAGAGTTCTGCTTTCAAAGACAGTCCCGGCTTTTATGACGGCTCCAGCTTCCCATTCCATCCCTGGATAGGAGGCAAAGCCGGATATCTGATCCTGCCTACCACCTATCGGGATCAGTATCTAAGGGTGAATAAACACAAGATTCTGGCTTTGGACGATGCGAAGAATCAGATCAAGAGTTATTTCCATCAGATTCAGCGCACTCACGGCATTTTCGCCCTGGATTTCTCCCTGGCCTCCTACAGCGATATACATTATTGTCACAAGCTATATTCGTATCTATTGGGGCTTATCAAGTCCGCTCCCACTTGGATCAGCACTGCGCGAGAACTGAGTATCTGGTGGGAAAAACGAAACCGGGTGACCATCGCCGAGGGCGAATACGAGATCTCCGTGTATTTCGATGACGATATGGATCACTTCTGTTTACAAGTGTTTATAGATGGCAAAATCCGCGAGATTGACGGTGAAAAGGCCAGGATTGACGGCAACATCGTTAGATTCACGAACGTAAAGGCGAAATCTTTTGCCATCATCAGATTTGGGCACAAATGAAGAAGAGAATCCTGCATCTACAGCTATTACCCCTGCTCAGCGGTGCACAGCGCTTTAGCCTGCATTTACTGGACGGCTTGCCCGCAGATGAATATGAAATCTATGTAGCAGCCAAACCAGGCAGAGAGTTCGAAGATGCTGTGCTGGAAAGAGGATGGAAGTTTCTGCCTGTAAGCTCTTTTCGGCATCGGATCTCTGTGTGGGACATTGCTGCCTTTTTCGACATCCTGAGCATTATGCGTAGATACCACTTCGATATAGTACACACCAATTCCTCCAAACCGGGGATATTGGGACGGCTGGCAGCGCGTGTAGCGGGAGTGAAAAGGATCGTACATACAGCCCATGGAACGGCGTTTCAGGATTCTCAACCCGTACTTGTAAAGAGCTTTTATATGATGATGGAAAAGCTGGGCAATGCCCTAGGAGACTACACAGTGTTTGTGAACAATGTAGATCGCATCCGCTGTGTGGCGCTTGGCTTGATCCCGGAAAGCAAGGCCAAAAGCATCTATAATGCCATTGCTGAGGGAGCAAATCCTGTGCCAGATAGAGTGAAGCATACAGACGACAGCATCACGATCGGCTCCACAATCCGATTTTCCGATCAGAAGAATGTGCTGGCTTTGGTGATAGCCGCCTGTAAGGCCTGCATACGCGAGCAGAGATTGAGATTTATCCTCCTGGGCGATGGCGAGCACTATTCCTTGTGCCGCAGCATCGTAGCCAGTCATCGTTTGAGTGATCGCATACTGCTCCCGGGCTGGGATTCTCAGGTACAGCCGTGGTTGGCGGTGTTTGATGCTTTCATCCTCTATTCCCGCTGGGAAGCCATGCCCTACAGCATCATCGAAGCCATGCAGGCCGGTTTGCCGGTTATCGGTTCGGACATCCCATCCATTAGTGAGTTAGTGGTTACGGAAAGCGGCTGGCTAGTGCCTCTGGATGATGAGGAGAGCTTGGTTTCCAAGCTTGTGGAGATTGCCGCGAATCCGGAAGAAATAGTCCAAAAAGGAAGATATGCGCAGCAGTATATTAGACGGGTATGCAATTATGATGCGATGATCCGTGACTATCGCGCAATCTATGAGAGGAGAGGAGCCTAAAGGCCAGGATATTTTATGACCTTATACATCATCATCAGCAGTCTCGTGATCTTCTTCGGTACGCTCATTTTGGGGCCCTGGAACATGCGTTTTGCCACTCGGCATGGTATTCTGGCCATACCAGGAGAACGCAGGATTCACAAAACCAGCACTCCGGAAGCAGGGGGACTGTCATTTGGATTGCCCATTATTGCGGTGCAATTGGTTTTTGCCTTTCTTTCCCGGGGACAGGATATCAGCCGCTTCTTCTTTGAGCTCTCGATAACCGGGATTTTGGCCATGACTTTCGGGATTATCGATGACCGGTTTGAGAGTCCGGCGCGCATCAAGCTGGTGTGGCAAGTTCTTCTGGGCGTCATTATGTATGTGATAGGTTATCGGGTTTATTTTCTTACCAATCCTCTGGGATCGCATTTCGTACTGGGCTGGTTGTCGTTTCCGGTCACCGTGTTATGGTATGTGATAGTGATCAACGCCATAAACTTAATTGACGGCATGGACGGTCTGGCTGCGGGAATAGCAGCCATTGTGAGCATTGTACTGATGGTTTGCGGTTTACGCGAGGGGAATGTCCTGGTAATCGCGCTTTCCAGCTTCCTTTTGGCGGGAACATTGGCATTTCTTCGCTACAATTTCCATCCCGCAAAGATCTTTCTGGGTGAGACCGGATCGCAATTTATCGGTCTATACATCGCTGCGATTTCGACCGCCGGTTCAGCGCAATACAAGGGTATCACCTCACTTACGATGATGATCCCGCTCACAGCGCTGGCTATCCCCCTATTGGATGTGATGTTGGCTGTTTTTCGCAGATTGAAGGTGGGGCGCGTCTTCAAGGCGGATAAGGCTCATATCCATCACACAATGTTGGCTTTTGGGCTTTCTCAGAGAGTAATTTCGATTATCGTATATTTTGTAACCATGCTTTTTGGCCTGATCGCCATTGGCTTTTCATTCACCGATAAAAAGGTACTATTTTCCCTGTTATTGGTGCTATTGGCATTAATCGTAATAGTCGCATATATCTTCATGCGAATGGAGCAAAAAAGATGAAAAGAGTCTTTCTTTTGGCCTGGATCCTGTCTGCCGCCTTTCTCAACGGTCAGCAGTGGCAGATAATAAACAATGTGAATCATGTCTATGATATAGATAAAGAAGGCAATAACATCTACTTTTCCAGCTGGGGCGGAGTCACGGAAATAGAGGGTGCAGACGCTTTGCATCTTTCTGAATACGAGCATATACGGCAGTTGGGCACCGGTGACGGCTTAGTGTCAAACGACATCCGCAATCTGGCTTTGATCAATTTCTCCGAGAGCTTGTGGATGGGCTCCAGTCAGGATGGAATTAGCAGTTTAAATGCTAATGGGATCTTGAATGTGGATGAAGAATTGGGGCTACCCTCCTCACGCGTAAACCGCTTATTGGAAGTGGATTCACGGATACTAGTGGCAACGGAGCAGGGACTTTCTGTGTTTTATTACCTGGATAATGTAAGTTTCCCATTGATCTTGCATCAATACAATAGCATGAACACTGGAGGGGGGCTGCCCAGCAATAATATATCCGACATGGTATTGAGTGATGATAATATCCTGTATATGGCGCATGAGCTGGGCGTTAGCTATGTCCCCCTGGATTCTCTGGAAGTAAATTCTGCCTGGAAGAGCCTTAGCACAGTCCCCCCCTTCCCCATCAACAATGATTTGAAGCTCAGCACAAATGCAGAGTTTATTGTTCTATCTGCTTACGGCCGGATCTGGATAGGAGACCCTGCGAGCGGCAATTGGCAGGTATTTAAGCCCTATGACAGTAACAGTCA containing:
- a CDS encoding transposase, coding for MKPIVNYKRFLPHKQEENSIISVTWRQNLTIPQALLDLLQEQSNIWHKTHALDDDKRFLHEQQYQLFDTELAKYNHPEFKLTDSEIAYIIKDALHFYNDKKYRLHAYCIMSNHIHALIQPISNSEGIIPRLQDIVRGLKTFTAKKINELRRESGSVWAKNFYDSIIRDEDHYWNVLNYILNNPVKAGIVEKWQDYKYLYWNSLLLERDNSLNNIDA
- a CDS encoding glycosyltransferase, whose translation is MKKRILHLQLLPLLSGAQRFSLHLLDGLPADEYEIYVAAKPGREFEDAVLERGWKFLPVSSFRHRISVWDIAAFFDILSIMRRYHFDIVHTNSSKPGILGRLAARVAGVKRIVHTAHGTAFQDSQPVLVKSFYMMMEKLGNALGDYTVFVNNVDRIRCVALGLIPESKAKSIYNAIAEGANPVPDRVKHTDDSITIGSTIRFSDQKNVLALVIAACKACIREQRLRFILLGDGEHYSLCRSIVASHRLSDRILLPGWDSQVQPWLAVFDAFILYSRWEAMPYSIIEAMQAGLPVIGSDIPSISELVVTESGWLVPLDDEESLVSKLVEIAANPEEIVQKGRYAQQYIRRVCNYDAMIRDYRAIYERRGA
- a CDS encoding MraY family glycosyltransferase is translated as MTLYIIISSLVIFFGTLILGPWNMRFATRHGILAIPGERRIHKTSTPEAGGLSFGLPIIAVQLVFAFLSRGQDISRFFFELSITGILAMTFGIIDDRFESPARIKLVWQVLLGVIMYVIGYRVYFLTNPLGSHFVLGWLSFPVTVLWYVIVINAINLIDGMDGLAAGIAAIVSIVLMVCGLREGNVLVIALSSFLLAGTLAFLRYNFHPAKIFLGETGSQFIGLYIAAISTAGSAQYKGITSLTMMIPLTALAIPLLDVMLAVFRRLKVGRVFKADKAHIHHTMLAFGLSQRVISIIVYFVTMLFGLIAIGFSFTDKKVLFSLLLVLLALIVIVAYIFMRMEQKR